The following proteins are encoded in a genomic region of Phragmites australis chromosome 9, lpPhrAust1.1, whole genome shotgun sequence:
- the LOC133928032 gene encoding uncharacterized protein LOC133928032, whose product MIYGDVSCLSCHVSYVELTAPNLNDGIRDKRNGRGITRKENIFSRTPDMPKLKIELNDYGQPVGENSKQFASVIGCQVRKKLPLRCDDWRLVDPEKKYELWTDLQTFYDLDDSAFNWVIATASRKWKEYKSTLKELYFDPTLTDDELLSRRDTRVNDDDWKYLIDYWRSPEHEARTLIAKANRAKLKLTHTSGSKSYARSGHELSGTLGRPPRRDEVFIKTHTHKNGVPSSQAAPIINKIQDVVLARPELKDKTIQDGDLFANACGEKEPRGRVRCLGLGPTPQNVGTPGVKCYTPTRLQMEILARQKAEQRAAALELQMSQAMARMDRMEQRMENTSHHGSNSREHVNTNNGEFEDEGHHHDHDEEGYAASDNEDESLFVQHAPARNITSTTKNHDSHCSDNENLVGNDVILYAILRSDLPVAKATVISTNPNTVLGGQPLGRQFCEVVVNVVLKRDAMLPHPYADMEMMADALSMSIAWPYKKAVLDGANYHF is encoded by the exons ATGATTTATGGTGATGTTTCATGTTTGTCATGTCATGTTTCATATGTAGAATTAACTGCTCCAAATCTTAATGATGGAATACGAGACAAGAGGAATGGAAGGGGTATCACTAGAAAGGAGAACATATTTTCAAGGACTCCTGATATGCCTAAACTCAAAATTGAACTCAATGACTATGGTCAGCCTGTTGGAGAGAATTCTAAGCAGTTTGCTAGTGTCATTGGGTGTCAGGTGAGGAAGAAGCTACCACTCCGATGTGATGATTGGAGGCTTGTTGATCCAGAAAAGAAGTATGAACTATGGACTGACTTGCAG ACATTTTATGATCTGGATGATTCCGCCTTCAATTGGGTTATTGCTACAGCATCAAGAAAATGGAAGGAGTACAAGTCAACCTTAAAGGAGTTGTATTTCGATCCTACATTAACTGATGATGAATTACTAAGTAGGCGTGATACAAGAGTCAACGATGATGATTGGAAATATCTCATTGACTATTGGAGGTCTCCTGAACATGAA GCTCGCACATTAATTGCTAAAGCCAATCGTGCAAAGTTGAAGCTGACACATACGTCGGGCAGCAAGAGCTATGCTCGTTCTGGACATGAACTG aGTGGTACACTAGGGCGCCCTCCTCGAAGAGACGAGGTCTTTATCAAAACACATACACACAAAAATGGTGTTCCTTCAAGCCAGGCAGCACCAATAATT AACAAAATACAAGACGTTGTTCTAGCTCGGCCAGAATTGAAGGATAAAACAATTCAGGATGGTGACCTATTTGCAAATGCTTGTGGAGAGAAGGAGCCAAGAGGACGTGTCCGTTGTTTGGGTCTAGGACCAACTCCACAAAATGTGGGCACACCGGGGGTCAAGTGTTACACGCCAACAAGGCTCCAAATGGAAATTCTAGCACGTCAAAAAGCTGAACAAAGAGCAGCAGCTCTAGAATTGCAAATGAGCCAAGCAATGGCACGAATGGACCGTATGGAgcaaaggatggagaacacatcgCATCATGGTTCTAATTCACGAGAGCATGTG AACACAAACAATGGAGAATTTGAAGATGAGGGACATCATCACGATCATGATGAGGAGGGGTATGCTGCCTCAGACAATGAGGATGAGAGCTTGTTTGTCCAACATGCACCAGCGAGGAACATTACATCCACTACAAAGAATCATGATTCCCATTGCAGTGACAATGAAAATCTT GTTGGAAACGATGTGATACTATATGCTATTTTGCGATCTGATCTCCCTGTGGCCAAAGCAACTGTTATCTCAACTAATCCAAACACCGTGCTGGGAGGTCAGCCCCTTGGACGCCAATTTTGTGAAGTAGTTGTGAATGTTGTGCTAAAAAGGGATGCAATGTTGCCCCATCCATATGCTGATATGGAGATGATGGCTGATGCTCTATCGATGTCGATTGCATGGCCATACAAGAAA GCAGTGCTGGACGGTGCTAACTACCACTTTTGA